From Enterococcus mediterraneensis, the proteins below share one genomic window:
- a CDS encoding polyprenyl synthetase family protein, giving the protein MRSLRDIQQSHLPQVEAEMVRFITEHTSHETLKESMLYSIQAGGKRLRPLMLLAAVASFGKEITDGAYQIAAALEMVHTYSLIHDDLPAMDNDDLRRGKPTNHVAFGEAMAILAGDGLLTEAFHLMSLAQVDASPKILLLQQFSKLAGTSGMVAGQAADIQAEGQQLSIDEIAQIHQHKTGDLIAFAFVSGTVLAEQPEEVLLSVERFARQLGLAFQIRDDLLDATATTEELGKNTQRDQELAKSTYPALLGIDGARQALTQTLAAAQHEIDQLQTAVDFHPQLFAEFIEKFRL; this is encoded by the coding sequence ATGAGATCGTTAAGAGATATCCAACAGAGCCATCTGCCGCAAGTAGAAGCCGAGATGGTCCGTTTTATTACGGAGCATACCAGTCATGAAACTTTGAAGGAAAGTATGCTATATTCAATTCAAGCTGGCGGTAAGCGGCTGCGTCCGTTGATGTTGTTGGCAGCTGTCGCATCTTTTGGCAAAGAGATCACAGATGGCGCGTATCAAATAGCCGCCGCCTTAGAAATGGTCCATACCTACTCATTGATCCATGACGATCTGCCGGCAATGGACAACGATGACCTGCGGCGGGGCAAGCCTACCAATCATGTAGCGTTTGGCGAAGCAATGGCGATCTTGGCGGGTGATGGATTATTGACGGAAGCTTTTCATTTGATGAGTCTAGCGCAAGTTGATGCCAGTCCGAAAATATTGCTCCTGCAGCAATTTTCCAAATTAGCAGGCACCAGCGGAATGGTGGCGGGGCAGGCGGCTGATATCCAAGCAGAAGGGCAGCAGTTGAGTATCGATGAAATTGCCCAAATTCACCAGCATAAAACCGGTGATCTGATCGCTTTTGCTTTTGTCAGTGGAACGGTTCTAGCGGAACAGCCGGAAGAGGTCCTGCTGTCTGTCGAACGTTTTGCTAGACAATTAGGATTGGCTTTTCAAATTCGCGATGATCTGCTGGACGCGACAGCAACAACGGAAGAACTAGGGAAGAACACTCAGCGGGATCAAGAGCTGGCAAAAAGTACGTATCCTGCACTTTTGGGCATTGATGGTGCACGTCAGGCATTGACCCAGACTTTAGCAGCAGCCCAGCATGAAATCGATCAGCTGCAAACAGCTGTAGATTTTCATCCTCAACTATTTGCTGAGTTTATCGAAAAATTCCGTTTATAA
- a CDS encoding exodeoxyribonuclease VII small subunit — protein MTNPTFEESLQELEQIVTKLEQGDVPLEEALQSFQKGMILSKQCQDTLTKAEKTLTKMMSENNEEVPFEEAEE, from the coding sequence ATGACTAATCCTACATTCGAAGAGTCATTGCAAGAATTAGAACAAATCGTAACAAAATTAGAACAAGGGGATGTCCCGTTAGAAGAAGCGCTGCAGTCTTTTCAAAAAGGCATGATTTTAAGCAAGCAGTGTCAGGATACATTGACAAAAGCAGAAAAAACTCTGACAAAAATGATGTCGGAAAACAACGAAGAAGTCCCATTTGAAGAGGCAGAAGAATGA
- the xseA gene encoding exodeoxyribonuclease VII large subunit, protein MEQQYLTVTALTKYLKRKFDADPYLERVYLTGEISNFRLRPNHQYFSLKDDGAKISAVMFKGAFDKVRFKPEEGMKVLVIGRISLYEASGNYQIYVEHMEPDGIGALYQAYEQLKEKLGAEGLFTAPKQPIVRFPKRIAVLTSPSGAVIRDIITTVRRRYPIAQIVLFPTVVQGDKAADDVVKNIQRVEALGNFDTLILGRGGGSIEDLWPFNEERVARAIFSAKTPIISSVGHETDTTIADLVADVRAATPTAAAELAVPVLSEEIVKIRERRARLEQAFIYQLQKKNERYQRALNSYVFRQPERLYDAQSIKLDQLNQRLKQQLQQLVFEKERQATHTIHRLQQVIPLARVREERQKAVYLSERLQKQSRQLLEDKTQSLQQLIQSLDLLSPLKIMGRGYSYTTKEERVVKSVTDLRVGDELQVHYQDGQAKVHITDLVKEENHD, encoded by the coding sequence ATGGAACAGCAGTACTTGACAGTCACTGCATTGACAAAATATTTGAAACGTAAATTTGACGCTGATCCTTATTTGGAACGGGTCTATTTGACTGGCGAGATCTCCAATTTTCGTTTGCGGCCTAACCATCAATATTTCAGTTTGAAAGACGATGGCGCCAAAATTTCTGCGGTAATGTTCAAAGGCGCTTTCGATAAAGTGCGCTTCAAACCTGAAGAAGGAATGAAGGTATTGGTGATTGGCCGTATTTCTTTATATGAAGCAAGCGGCAATTATCAAATCTATGTGGAACACATGGAACCTGACGGCATCGGTGCATTGTATCAAGCCTATGAACAATTAAAAGAAAAACTGGGAGCAGAAGGACTGTTTACTGCACCTAAGCAGCCCATTGTCCGTTTTCCTAAACGAATCGCGGTTTTGACAAGTCCCAGCGGTGCGGTGATCAGAGACATCATTACGACTGTCCGCCGTCGATATCCGATTGCCCAGATCGTATTGTTTCCAACGGTCGTCCAAGGTGATAAAGCGGCAGATGATGTCGTGAAAAATATCCAGAGAGTGGAAGCGCTGGGGAATTTCGATACGCTGATTTTAGGCCGCGGCGGCGGTTCGATCGAGGATCTGTGGCCTTTTAATGAAGAACGGGTGGCTCGTGCGATTTTTTCAGCGAAGACACCGATTATTTCTTCTGTCGGGCATGAAACAGATACTACTATCGCAGATCTTGTGGCTGATGTACGTGCGGCGACTCCCACTGCAGCGGCAGAGCTGGCGGTGCCGGTCTTATCAGAAGAAATCGTCAAAATTAGAGAACGGCGTGCCCGCTTAGAGCAAGCATTTATCTATCAACTACAGAAAAAAAATGAACGCTACCAGCGAGCGTTGAATTCTTATGTCTTCCGTCAGCCAGAACGGTTATACGATGCACAATCCATTAAATTAGATCAATTGAATCAGCGGTTGAAACAACAACTGCAACAACTGGTCTTTGAAAAAGAACGGCAAGCAACTCATACGATCCATCGTTTGCAGCAGGTGATTCCTTTGGCGAGAGTCAGAGAAGAACGGCAAAAAGCAGTATATCTGAGTGAACGCCTGCAAAAACAAAGCCGTCAGTTATTAGAAGACAAAACCCAGTCCTTACAACAACTGATCCAATCCTTGGATTTGCTGAGTCCGTTGAAAATCATGGGACGCGGCTACAGCTATACCACAAAAGAAGAGCGGGTCGTAAAATCCGTGACAGATCTGCGGGTAGGGGATGAACTGCAGGTCCATTATCAAGATGGTCAAGCAAAAGTCCACATCACCGATTTAGTAAAGGAGGAAAACCATGACTAA
- a CDS encoding bifunctional methylenetetrahydrofolate dehydrogenase/methenyltetrahydrofolate cyclohydrolase gives MAQLIKGKELAERMQLELAAEVKELEKEQVRPGLVVLLVGEDPASQTYVKNKELAAQRIGIRSKVERYPSDISEAALLAEIERYNQDEDYHGILVQLPLPKQINEEKILLAIDPKKDVDGFHPMNLGKLFAGSPEMIPCTPFGIMKMFEAYDISLTGKQALVIGRSNIVGKPMAHLLLAENATVTIAHSRTKNLAELAKQADILVVAIGRGHFVTKEFIKEGAVVIDVGMNRDENGKLIGDVKFDEAEPLASYITPVPRGVGPMTITMLMYQTIQAAKRKKSGE, from the coding sequence ATGGCACAACTGATCAAAGGAAAAGAATTAGCAGAAAGAATGCAGCTTGAACTTGCCGCGGAAGTAAAAGAGCTTGAAAAAGAACAAGTTCGTCCCGGATTGGTAGTTTTGCTGGTGGGGGAAGATCCAGCCAGTCAAACCTATGTAAAAAACAAAGAATTGGCTGCGCAACGGATCGGGATCCGTTCCAAAGTAGAACGATACCCTAGTGACATTTCCGAGGCAGCGTTATTAGCAGAAATCGAAAGATATAATCAAGATGAAGATTATCATGGTATTTTAGTGCAATTGCCATTGCCAAAACAAATAAATGAAGAAAAGATTTTGTTGGCTATCGATCCTAAGAAAGATGTAGATGGATTTCACCCAATGAATCTGGGAAAATTATTCGCCGGTTCACCAGAAATGATCCCTTGTACACCATTTGGCATCATGAAAATGTTTGAAGCCTATGATATCTCTTTAACTGGAAAACAGGCGTTAGTGATCGGCCGCAGTAATATCGTAGGCAAACCGATGGCGCATCTGCTTTTGGCGGAAAATGCCACGGTTACGATCGCCCATTCTCGCACAAAAAATTTAGCGGAATTAGCTAAACAAGCGGATATTTTAGTGGTTGCTATCGGCAGAGGACATTTTGTTACAAAAGAATTCATCAAAGAAGGCGCAGTTGTGATCGATGTAGGTATGAATCGTGATGAGAACGGCAAATTGATCGGAGACGTGAAATTTGACGAAGCAGAACCGCTTGCTTCTTATATCACACCAGTGCCTCGAGGCGTTGGTCCAATGACGATCACGATGCTGATGTACCAAACGATCCAAGCAGCGAAACGTAAGAAATCAGGTGAGTAG
- the nusB gene encoding transcription antitermination factor NusB: MSKEISRHEIRKMALQALFPLDFNQDLSKQDAIFHAIELEHHEIIDEEQENFVPAYLDLLVGGVCEKKAELDEMIQQHLKKGWSIQRLSKMDVTILRIAIFEMLYVDDVPNKVVLNEAIELAKTFSDDQSRKFVNGVLSTINNELTA, from the coding sequence ATGAGTAAAGAAATATCCCGTCACGAGATTCGAAAAATGGCGCTGCAAGCTCTGTTTCCTCTGGATTTCAATCAAGACCTTTCGAAACAAGATGCGATTTTCCATGCGATCGAACTAGAACATCATGAAATCATTGATGAAGAGCAGGAAAACTTTGTGCCGGCTTACTTAGATCTATTAGTTGGCGGCGTCTGTGAGAAAAAAGCTGAATTAGATGAAATGATCCAACAACACTTGAAAAAAGGTTGGAGCATCCAACGTCTTTCTAAAATGGATGTAACGATTTTGCGAATCGCGATTTTTGAGATGCTTTATGTGGACGATGTGCCGAATAAAGTTGTCTTGAATGAAGCAATCGAACTTGCAAAAACTTTCAGTGACGATCAATCCCGTAAATTCGTTAATGGTGTGTTATCAACTATCAATAATGAGTTGACAGCGTGA
- a CDS encoding Asp23/Gls24 family envelope stress response protein, giving the protein MADEKNLVLDANHELGEIVIAPEVIEVIIGIAASKVEGIYGMRGTFANNVTELLGRSAHGKGVYLTIDEAGIKVDLYCYIKYGVSVPKTAMAIQERVKQQVLFMTDVELAEVNVHVVAVVPEKLEQPDLDELFESEEEENE; this is encoded by the coding sequence ATGGCTGATGAAAAAAATCTAGTGTTGGATGCCAACCATGAATTAGGAGAAATCGTTATTGCACCGGAAGTGATCGAGGTCATTATCGGGATCGCAGCGTCAAAAGTCGAAGGAATCTACGGTATGCGAGGAACATTCGCCAATAATGTCACAGAATTATTAGGCCGTTCCGCCCACGGCAAAGGCGTTTACTTAACGATCGATGAAGCAGGGATCAAAGTTGATCTATATTGCTATATTAAATATGGTGTGTCAGTACCGAAAACGGCGATGGCAATCCAAGAGCGTGTCAAACAGCAAGTGCTGTTCATGACAGATGTCGAATTAGCGGAAGTCAATGTCCATGTAGTGGCAGTGGTTCCAGAAAAACTTGAACAACCAGATTTAGATGAATTATTTGAAAGTGAAGAGGAAGAAAATGAGTAA
- the efp gene encoding elongation factor P: MISVNDFKTGLTIEVDGGIWRVVDFQHVKPGKGAAFVRSKLKNLRTGAVQEKTFRAGEKVAKAQINNRKMQYLYESGGNHVFMDLETYEQIEIPEEQIKEELKYTLENMEVNIIMYGSEILGVELPNTVILEVAETEPNIKGDTSSGGSKPATMETGLTVNVPFFVNQGDKLIINTTDGTYVSRA, encoded by the coding sequence ATGATTTCAGTAAATGACTTTAAAACAGGACTGACGATCGAAGTTGACGGCGGCATTTGGCGAGTTGTCGATTTCCAACACGTAAAACCAGGTAAAGGCGCGGCTTTTGTTCGTTCAAAACTAAAAAATCTGCGAACAGGTGCGGTTCAGGAAAAGACATTCCGCGCGGGTGAAAAGGTCGCTAAGGCACAAATCAATAACCGTAAAATGCAATACTTGTACGAAAGCGGCGGCAACCATGTCTTTATGGATCTGGAAACTTATGAACAAATCGAGATCCCAGAAGAACAAATCAAAGAAGAGTTGAAATATACTTTGGAAAATATGGAAGTCAACATCATTATGTACGGATCAGAGATCTTAGGTGTTGAACTGCCAAATACAGTTATCTTGGAAGTAGCAGAAACTGAACCAAATATCAAAGGCGATACTTCTTCTGGCGGATCAAAACCGGCAACAATGGAAACCGGTTTGACTGTCAATGTACCGTTTTTCGTCAACCAAGGAGATAAACTGATCATAAACACAACAGATGGTACGTATGTATCACGAGCATAA
- a CDS encoding helix-turn-helix domain-containing protein, with the protein MYLAASALQEIDYELVKKVAILELFAEEKWLTATEIARRLQMDTRSVGRIRHELMKEYQRFTGSDLPLFIRDKQGYQMVIAENELEQEQFLIHLIRHTLSIQMLEEMIGETVDSLHGFSNAFFISETTAHRKLSEIKGRLARSGIQLRRGSYRLAGDEMNVRMYLSIYYWRLFRGKIWPFRQIDQQIVSQIADATMAFFDVDFHEMKKRRLEYLIAASLLRESQHHKITEATVAPYLKQNDLFDSFSREITPILPAYHQTETAVGYLYLALLTREEYYQQADKMTAIKKNYQQQEILFYQHYQQITRQLIENLQTEDRPQGKQLLDQAQGYLLSGHLFVELFPKLERGINADSFWRPSLQRPMLHQWLKKHFDEIREKTGEESFSEHSLLFHRYMTILKELPEFSPHLPCIRILLLTDLPLFEEDVLIKDLTHFFKRNYRLLFLRKPSEASYDLCLTTSYLLWPLASGIPTVLITEELKMEDYIQLMEVFETTVNQTEAEKSKESLKGKSSLRQNGFI; encoded by the coding sequence ATGTATTTAGCAGCAAGCGCATTGCAAGAAATCGATTATGAATTAGTCAAAAAAGTCGCGATTTTGGAACTTTTTGCGGAAGAAAAATGGTTGACGGCAACCGAGATCGCACGACGGTTGCAGATGGACACGCGTAGTGTAGGAAGAATACGCCATGAATTGATGAAGGAATATCAGCGTTTTACCGGCTCGGATCTTCCGCTTTTTATCCGAGACAAACAAGGGTACCAAATGGTGATCGCGGAAAATGAATTGGAGCAGGAACAGTTTTTGATCCATTTGATTCGTCACACTCTCAGCATCCAAATGCTGGAAGAAATGATCGGTGAAACTGTCGATTCGCTGCATGGTTTCAGCAATGCTTTTTTTATCAGTGAAACAACGGCCCACCGCAAGCTGTCTGAGATCAAGGGACGATTGGCGCGTTCAGGGATCCAATTACGCCGAGGAAGTTATCGACTGGCAGGGGATGAAATGAACGTCCGGATGTATCTTTCTATTTATTATTGGCGGCTGTTTCGTGGAAAAATCTGGCCATTTCGGCAGATCGATCAGCAGATCGTTTCTCAAATCGCCGATGCGACTATGGCTTTTTTTGATGTGGATTTTCATGAAATGAAAAAACGCCGCTTGGAATATCTGATCGCTGCCAGTTTGCTGCGAGAGAGCCAGCATCACAAGATCACTGAAGCAACAGTGGCACCTTATTTAAAACAAAACGATTTGTTCGACTCTTTTTCTCGGGAAATCACGCCTATCCTGCCGGCTTATCACCAGACGGAAACGGCAGTAGGGTATCTATATCTCGCCTTATTGACAAGAGAAGAGTATTATCAACAGGCGGATAAAATGACAGCAATCAAAAAAAACTATCAACAGCAGGAAATTTTGTTCTATCAGCACTACCAGCAAATAACCAGGCAGTTGATCGAAAATTTGCAGACAGAAGACCGACCTCAAGGAAAACAGCTTTTGGATCAAGCACAAGGCTATTTATTGAGTGGTCATTTATTTGTTGAATTATTTCCCAAGCTTGAGCGAGGGATCAATGCTGATTCATTTTGGCGCCCGTCTCTTCAACGGCCAATGTTGCATCAATGGCTCAAAAAGCATTTTGATGAGATTAGAGAAAAGACTGGGGAAGAAAGTTTTTCCGAACACAGTCTGCTGTTTCACCGCTATATGACGATCCTCAAAGAATTGCCGGAATTTTCGCCCCATCTTCCTTGTATCCGAATCTTATTGCTGACAGATCTGCCTTTATTTGAAGAAGATGTCCTGATAAAAGATCTGACCCATTTTTTTAAACGCAATTATCGTTTGCTTTTTTTGCGGAAGCCTTCTGAAGCGTCTTATGATCTTTGTTTGACGACCAGCTATCTTTTGTGGCCGTTAGCATCGGGAATCCCCACGGTTTTGATCACTGAGGAGCTGAAAATGGAGGACTACATACAGCTGATGGAAGTCTTTGAAACGACTGTAAACCAAACAGAAGCGGAAAAATCGAAAGAATCGCTGAAAGGTAAAAGTTCCTTGAGACAAAACGGTTTTATATAG
- a CDS encoding LrgB family protein, producing MTADFFQNPLVGLTLTIVVYCLMEWLLRYVRIPVLNPLILTVVFIIILLKVTGVSYDDYNKGADFLTMMITPATVALALPLYQNLDTLKKNSLPVLVATVVGIVTNVVLSIGIGRFFSLKQNMILSLLPKSVTTAISLDLSKQMGGISAVTLAIVVSTGILGALIGSHVFKLFRIKSPVARGIALGSTSHAIGTGRAIELGEVEGILSGLCICVNGIATVVLMPFLYNMINGLF from the coding sequence ATGACAGCTGATTTTTTTCAAAACCCGTTAGTGGGACTGACACTAACGATCGTTGTATACTGTTTGATGGAATGGCTGTTGCGCTACGTCCGTATTCCTGTACTTAATCCATTGATTTTGACTGTGGTGTTCATTATCATTTTACTGAAAGTGACGGGTGTTTCTTATGATGACTATAACAAAGGCGCCGACTTTTTGACGATGATGATCACACCCGCGACAGTTGCCTTGGCATTGCCTCTGTATCAAAATCTGGATACGTTGAAGAAAAACAGTTTGCCGGTATTAGTAGCAACGGTCGTAGGGATCGTTACCAATGTGGTGTTGAGCATTGGGATCGGGCGGTTCTTTTCGTTGAAACAGAATATGATCCTTTCGCTGTTGCCAAAATCCGTTACTACAGCGATCTCATTAGATCTATCAAAACAAATGGGAGGCATTTCAGCGGTGACCCTGGCGATCGTAGTGTCTACGGGAATCTTAGGCGCATTGATCGGCAGTCATGTATTCAAACTGTTTCGTATAAAAAGCCCGGTAGCTCGCGGAATCGCATTGGGAAGCACCTCACACGCGATCGGGACGGGAAGAGCGATCGAATTAGGAGAAGTAGAAGGTATTTTATCCGGTCTGTGTATTTGCGTCAATGGAATCGCCACGGTGGTGCTTATGCCGTTTTTGTACAATATGATCAATGGTTTATTTTAA
- a CDS encoding CidA/LrgA family protein: MKIFSQFAIILFFSVLGEGLRVVLDLPVPGSILGILLLFLAFEFKVINAEKIAPTCNFLLNNLTILFVPAGVGLMKYYDAIKFTWPILLGIVGVCVIATLVTVGKTTELVEKLLERRQGVVVEELEKLEETLEESLKVKGGELE, encoded by the coding sequence ATGAAAATATTTAGTCAATTTGCCATTATATTATTTTTTTCAGTGTTAGGAGAAGGACTGCGAGTAGTACTGGATCTGCCGGTACCTGGCAGTATTTTAGGGATTTTATTATTGTTTCTGGCTTTTGAATTCAAAGTGATCAATGCCGAAAAAATCGCGCCTACCTGTAATTTTCTATTGAACAATTTGACGATCTTATTTGTTCCGGCGGGAGTAGGTTTGATGAAGTATTATGATGCCATCAAATTTACTTGGCCGATTTTATTAGGGATCGTCGGTGTCTGTGTCATAGCGACACTTGTGACGGTTGGAAAAACTACTGAATTGGTAGAAAAACTGCTGGAACGTCGTCAAGGGGTTGTTGTGGAAGAATTGGAAAAACTGGAAGAAACGTTAGAAGAATCATTAAAAGTAAAAGGCGGGGAATTGGAATGA
- a CDS encoding M24 family metallopeptidase, producing MMLRVEKLREAMKKENVDGFLVTSPYNLRYLTNFTGTTGLAVITLDKAFFVTDFRYTEQAAAQAQGYEIVKNTGPILEEVATLCAKEEINALAFEESHVSFAEYSVLEEIIEETDLIPVSGLIENLREVKDEDEIALIQQACHIADQGFDHILKMIRPGMTEIEVANQLDFFMRSLGATSVSFDTIVASGLRSAMPHGVASDKVIEQGDLITLDFGCYYKGYVSDMTRTFAVGDPGEKLKEIYQVVLEAQLKVIEAAKPGMSGIQLDAVARDHIAAAGYGEAFGHSTGHGIGLEIHEGPNVSFRAEKQFVPGNVITDEPGIYLPGIGGVRIEDDLLITSEGNTVLTHSPKELIIL from the coding sequence ATGATGTTACGAGTTGAAAAATTGCGGGAAGCAATGAAAAAAGAAAACGTAGATGGTTTTTTAGTTACAAGTCCATACAATCTGCGCTATCTTACGAATTTCACAGGAACAACAGGGTTAGCAGTGATCACATTAGATAAAGCCTTTTTTGTCACTGACTTTCGGTATACAGAACAAGCCGCAGCGCAAGCGCAAGGTTATGAGATCGTGAAAAATACCGGACCGATCTTGGAAGAAGTCGCAACACTTTGCGCTAAAGAAGAAATCAACGCATTGGCGTTTGAAGAAAGCCATGTAAGTTTTGCCGAATATTCCGTATTGGAAGAAATCATTGAAGAAACAGATCTGATTCCGGTTTCCGGTTTGATCGAAAACCTGCGGGAAGTAAAAGACGAAGATGAGATCGCATTGATCCAACAAGCATGTCACATTGCAGATCAAGGCTTTGATCATATCTTGAAGATGATCCGTCCGGGAATGACAGAAATCGAAGTAGCCAATCAATTGGATTTCTTCATGCGTTCATTAGGAGCGACAAGTGTTTCTTTTGATACGATCGTTGCCAGCGGCTTGCGTTCAGCGATGCCTCACGGAGTTGCCAGCGACAAAGTGATCGAACAGGGAGATTTGATCACGCTAGATTTCGGCTGTTACTACAAAGGCTATGTTTCTGATATGACACGGACCTTTGCGGTGGGAGATCCTGGCGAAAAATTAAAAGAAATCTATCAAGTTGTTCTAGAAGCGCAATTGAAAGTGATCGAAGCGGCTAAACCAGGTATGTCAGGGATCCAATTGGATGCAGTAGCAAGAGATCATATCGCGGCTGCCGGTTACGGCGAAGCATTCGGTCATTCTACCGGTCATGGTATCGGTCTGGAGATCCATGAAGGTCCAAATGTTTCCTTCCGTGCGGAAAAACAATTTGTGCCAGGCAACGTGATCACCGATGAACCAGGTATTTATTTGCCAGGAATCGGCGGTGTCCGGATCGAAGACGATCTATTGATCACTTCAGAAGGAAACACTGTTTTGACTCATTCACCAAAAGAATTGATCATCTTATAA
- a CDS encoding GlsB/YeaQ/YmgE family stress response membrane protein has protein sequence MHFLWTLIVGALIGTIAGMITGEKRGCLFDIIAGLVGSMIGQSLFSEWGPQVAGMALIPSILGAVIFVAVISFFFGRSHK, from the coding sequence ATGCACTTTTTATGGACATTGATCGTAGGCGCATTGATTGGAACGATCGCCGGAATGATTACTGGAGAGAAACGAGGTTGTTTGTTCGATATCATTGCAGGACTGGTAGGATCAATGATCGGACAGTCTCTGTTCAGCGAATGGGGACCGCAAGTAGCAGGTATGGCGCTTATACCTTCTATCCTTGGTGCTGTCATTTTTGTTGCAGTGATCTCCTTCTTTTTTGGCCGTTCTCATAAATAG
- a CDS encoding DUF956 family protein encodes MVQSLNKTVDLTIDATSFMGVNEYGQIMIGDQAFEFYNSRDTRKYIQIPWEEVDYVIASVMFKGKWIPRYAIQTKKSGTYTFASKEPKKVLRAIREYVDPDRMVRSLGFFDVIKRSIQARRKK; translated from the coding sequence ATGGTTCAATCACTCAATAAAACAGTGGATCTTACAATTGACGCTACGTCATTTATGGGAGTCAACGAATATGGTCAAATTATGATTGGTGATCAAGCTTTCGAATTTTACAATAGCCGTGATACTAGAAAGTATATCCAGATTCCCTGGGAAGAAGTCGATTACGTTATCGCATCGGTCATGTTCAAAGGAAAATGGATCCCGCGTTATGCGATACAAACGAAAAAAAGCGGAACGTATACCTTTGCTTCAAAAGAACCAAAAAAAGTATTGCGAGCGATTCGCGAGTATGTTGATCCAGATCGCATGGTGCGTTCTCTTGGGTTCTTCGATGTGATCAAACGCTCGATTCAAGCTCGCCGAAAAAAATAA
- a CDS encoding PTS system mannose/fructose/sorbose family transporter subunit IID, translated as MAEKITLSKKDRLAVAWRSTFIQGSWNYERMQNGGWAFSLIPAIKKLYKTKEERSAALKRHLEFFNTHPYIASPILGVTLALEEERANGAPVDDVAIQGVKVGMMGPLAGVGDPVFWFTVRPMLGALGASLALAGNILGPIIFFVAWNIIRWAFMWYTQEFGYKAGSKITDDLSGGLLQDVTKGASILGMFVLGALVQRWVSIKFAPTVSEVKLDQGAYVEWDKLDQGSKGLQQAFQEVASGKALSNVKVTTLQDNLDQLIPGLAAVLLTLLCMWLLKKKVSPIIIILGLFVVGVVGHVIGLL; from the coding sequence ATGGCAGAAAAAATCACTTTATCTAAAAAAGATCGTTTAGCCGTTGCATGGCGTTCTACCTTCATTCAAGGATCATGGAACTATGAACGGATGCAAAATGGTGGTTGGGCATTTTCATTGATCCCAGCAATCAAAAAATTATACAAAACAAAAGAAGAACGTTCCGCAGCGTTGAAACGCCACTTGGAATTCTTCAATACACACCCATACATTGCTTCACCAATCCTTGGGGTTACTTTAGCACTTGAAGAAGAACGTGCTAATGGTGCACCAGTTGATGATGTAGCGATCCAAGGGGTTAAAGTTGGGATGATGGGACCTTTGGCCGGTGTCGGTGACCCAGTTTTCTGGTTTACTGTTCGTCCAATGCTTGGAGCATTAGGTGCTTCTCTAGCGTTAGCCGGTAACATTTTAGGACCAATTATCTTCTTCGTAGCTTGGAATATCATCCGTTGGGCATTCATGTGGTACACTCAAGAATTTGGTTACAAAGCCGGTTCTAAAATCACAGATGACCTTTCTGGCGGTTTATTGCAAGATGTAACAAAAGGTGCATCCATTTTAGGGATGTTCGTGTTGGGTGCATTGGTTCAACGTTGGGTATCCATCAAATTTGCGCCAACAGTTTCAGAAGTGAAACTGGATCAAGGTGCTTATGTTGAATGGGACAAATTGGATCAAGGCAGCAAAGGATTGCAACAAGCGTTCCAAGAAGTTGCTTCTGGTAAAGCATTGTCTAATGTTAAAGTAACAACTTTACAAGACAACTTGGATCAATTGATCCCTGGATTAGCAGCTGTGCTGTTGACATTGTTATGTATGTGGCTTCTTAAGAAAAAAGTTTCTCCAATCATCATCATTCTTGGCTTATTCGTAGTCGGTGTGGTTGGACACGTAATCGGTTTGTTATAA